GGTAAAATGAGCGAGAATCGATTAGAACAGATTTTAAATACATTGGATCGACTGACTGTGGAAGAACAATGGCAGGTGATGGGGCATTTGATGAACCAGCTTCAGGATCGGGCTGTAATTATATCTAAGTCCCAATATGAGAATTATAGGGTGGCTGAAGCCGAAAGGATTTTGCGAGATACAGAAGGCAGTAATGAGCATTGAAGTCTGGATGAAATTGAGGCTCAACTTGCAGGCTAATATCAATTTAATTGAGGTGAGTCAATTCAAAACTTAGCATGACGCAAAAATAATCGTCTGAATATTGCCATCGAAAATCCAGCAATCTGGCTATTAACAATTAATCAAGTAGTAGGAGAAAGTGAGAATGATGACTCCAATTGAAATGAACAGGCTAGGATACCAAGCTTTATTTGATGCGTTGGGCTTTGATGGAATGGTTCGTTTTTTGAGCCAGTTCAATACAGGACAAGGCAACTATACAGAAGAGCGCTATCAGTGGCTTAATAATTTGAGGCTGGAGGATGTTTTTTCTGAGATTGAAGAAGTCCAACAGCAGAATCCTAACGCAACTCATTACTAAATGAATCTCAAGACTTTTTTAGAGCATTTTGACACGATCGCAGAAGCTCCCGGTGGTATTTCAAAATTGCGATCGCTCTTTCTCGATTTGGCAGTGCGCGGAAAGTTAGTCCCACAAAATCCAGAAGATGAACCTGCAATAAAATTACTGAAAAAAGCTCAACTAAGTCGATTAACTAATAATACGAAAAAAAAATCTGCTAATGCGACCCAGTTACTCTCCTTTCAAAAAGACATTCCAGTGGGCTGGATTAGATGCGAATTGGGCGAGTTAGTTGAGCTAGTATCAGGTCAACATCTATTAGCTGAACAACAGAATAGTTGTGGTGTTGGTATCCCATATCTCACTGGGCCTTCTGATTTCGGAGAAATTTATCCAAAAGCTTCCAGATGGACAACTGTTGAGCGTGCAATCGCAATACAGGGAGATATTCTTGTAACAGTAAAAGGGGCTGGTGTTGGAAAAACGAATATTCTTAGTCTTGATAAAGTAGCTATTGGTCGTCAGTTAATGGCAATCAGAGCAAACTATATTTTTAGCGAATTTATTTACTTACTTATTCAAGCGCGTCGAGATTATTTATTTGAATGTTCTTTAGGTACAACAGTTCCAGGGATAGGTAGAGAAGATATCTTGAAAATGCAATGTTTGCTTCCCCCTCTGGCTGAACAAAAGCGAATTGTTGAGAAGGTGGATGAGTTGATGGGGTTGTGCGATCGCTATGAGTCTGCCAAGCAAGCGCGAGACAACCTGCGGCAAAAACTGAGAGAAAGTGCGATCGCCTCCCTCATGAACGCCGAAACCGATCGGGATCTGGATGCTACTTGGGCATTTGTCCGCGACAACTGGCACAACCTCAGCCAACATCCTGAAGATGTAGGCGAATTAAGAGAAGTTACTTTGCAATTGGCTGTTCGAGGTAAACTCGTTTCTCAAAATTTTAACGACGAGCCTGCTTCAGCTTTACTTGAAAGAGTGCAGATAGAAAAGCAATCTTTACTAGAGGCAGAAACTATTAAGAAATATGCTTCACTGTCTCCAACTTTAAAAGATGAAAAGTTATTTCTTTTACCTGCTAATTGGGAATGGGTTAGAGGACAAGATATTTCTATTTTTGTTACAAGTGGTTCTCGTGGATGGGCTAAATATTACTCGTCTTCAGGGGCAATATTTATTAGAATAGGAAATCTTGATTATGGAAAAATTGAATTAGATTTAGAATCAATCCAATTTGTGAAACCACCAGAAGGAGCAGAAGGAACACGTACTAGAGTGTCCTGCAATGACATCCTAATTTCCATCACTGGTGATACAGGAATGATAGGACTTGTTCGCTCAGAAATGCCAGAAGCATATATCAATCAGCACATAGCATTGCTTCGTCCAGTACGTTGTATTTACGCTGAATATATTGCTAGATTCCTCACTTCAAATTTTGCCCTCAAACAGCTCAAAGGAGCACAAAGAGGAATCAAAAATAGTCTTGGACTTGAAGATATACGAAATTTAGTAATCTCTTTACCACCCCTAGCCGAACAAAAACGCATCGTTGCCAAAGTTGATGAACTGATGCAACTGTGCGATCGCCTTGAAACCAGCCTGCGCGAGAGCCAACAACGAGCAGAAAGCCTCGCCGCATCTGCTGTCAGCCACCTAACAATCTAGTATCAAACTGGTATCATGGGACTAGCCAACCTGATACCAGATAGGCTGGTAAGACCTGAAACCCTTTGTCTGTAAGCTGCTTAACAAAGCCCGTGACGAGGATTGAACTCGTGACCTCACCCTTACCAAGGGTGTGCTCTACCACTGAGCTACACGGGCAACTTTTTGGTGATGGGCCGGGCTGGATTCGAACCAGCGTAGGCGTAGCCAGTGGATTTACAGTCCACCCCCATTAACCACTCGGGCACCGACCCATTAGTTCACCGATTTCATATAGTAGCACAACTATTTGGGAAATCCAAATATTTTAGAAAACATTTTCCCAAAAACTCCTCAAAGCCTTGCGATGTCTGAATTCTGGACGTGAAGCCTTTGACCGATCGCCGTTGCCAGTTCGGGATAACCCGCTTCAATCAGAGCGCGATCGCGAATTCTACAGGAATCGCAAACCCCACAGGGTTCCTCACCCCCCTGGTAACACGACCAAGTAAGCTGAATCGGCACCCCCAGTTGCACCGCACGCCGGACAATATCCACCTTGGTATCCCTGACCAAAGGAGCCACCAAACGCGGGCTGTTGCCCTCGACACCCACCTTAGAAGAGAGATTGGCTAACTGCTGGAAAGCGGCTAAATACTCCGGGCGGCAATCGGGATAACCGGAATAATCAACCGCATTAATCCCCAAATAAATCGCCTCTGCGCCCTTAGCTTCCGCCAGAGAAAGCGCGATCGCAATAAACACCGTATTTCGCCCCGGTACATAAGTTGAAGGAATCTCCCCCGCCTGTATCCCCTCCGTGGGAATTGGGGCCGAGGCATCGGTCAGCGACGATCCGCCCCATTGTGCTAGGTTAATATCCACCACATAATGCTCGACAATCTGGAGCCTGAGCGCGATCGCCCTAGCGGCTTCAATTTCGCGTTCGTGGCGCTGTCCGTAGCGAAACGAAATCGCGATCGGATCGCACCCATCGGCGATCGCACTAGCGGCAGTTGTTGCCGAATCCAGTCCACCCGAAAGGAGAACAACAGCTTTAGGCTTGCTCATCTTAGAACACACGCGTCAACTGTTGATCGAGTGTATCGCGTTCTCCTTTCTCCAGGCGACGCTTAATTTTGGACTTCCGGCTGAGACTCCAGCGGTTGAGGCGCATCCATCGTTTGGGGAAGCAACCAATTTAACAGAATTGCCGTTAAGCCTCCGGTAGAAATCCCCGAAGAAAAGACATTTTTAATCAACGCCGGCTTATCCGCCAAAATTTCTGGCAGATAAACCACCCCTAACCCCAACGCCAGGGAAACCGCCACAATAATCAACGCCCGACGATCGAGCGGTACCGATGCCACAATATTAATCCCGGCGACAGCAATCGAACCAAACATCACAATCGTAGCGCCGCCTAAAACAGGTTGCGGCAGGGCTTGAAAAACACCCCCAACCAGCGGTAACAAGCCGAGAAGGGCGAAAATACCCGCCACAAAAAAGCCAACATAGCGACTTCCTACCCCCGTCATTTGAATCACGCCGTTATTTTGGCTAAAGGTGGTATTGGGAAAGGTATTAAACACGGCAGCCAGTAGCGAGTTAATCCCATCGCCCAAAACGCCTCCCTTGATCCGGCGCATGTAGAGTTTTCCTTTAATCGGTTGTTGCGATACCGCCGAAGTTGCCGTTAAGTCGCCGATGGTTTCAATGGCGGTAATCAGGTAAAGCAGGATAAAGGGAATAAAGGCTGCAAAATCAAAACTCATGCCATAGCGGAAGGGAATGGGAATGCGGACTAAAGGCAGGCTGCTGAGGGCGCTAAAGTTAACTAGACCGAGGGCAATTGAAATGATATAACCCATTAACAAGCCAATGGCAATTGAACCCATTCTCAGGTAGCGGTTGCCGGAAATGTTCAACAAAACGATGGAAATTAGAACAAATCCCCCTAACCCCAGGTTTTGGTAGCTGCCAAAGGTGCCATTCTGTTGCGCGATCGCACCGCCTGCTAAACTGAACATTCCTGTTCTAATCAAACTCAACCCAATAATCATCACCACAGTTCCCGATACTACTGGGGTAATGATGCGTTGAGCGAGGTGTAAAAAGCGGCTTAAGATAATTTCAACAAAGGAACCAAAAAAACAGACTCCAAAAATTAAGGCGAGGGCTTGTTGGGGCGAACTTCCGCCTTGAATTGCCGCAGTCCCTACGCCAATAATGGGGCCGAGAAAAGCAAAGCTGGTTCCTTGCAAACTCAGCAATCCAGAACCCACCGGGCCAATCTTTTTACACTGGATGAAGGTACAAACCCCAGATATAAACAGCGACATACTAATGATGTAACCCGTATTGGCGGGATCGACACCCAGGGCGCTACAAATAATTAAAGGGGGAGTAATAATGCCTACAAATGCTGCAAGAACATGTTGCAGGGCAACAAATAGCGACTCTGCAATTGGAGGCTTGTCTTCTAGTCCATAGAGCAATCCTGTATAAGCGATGGATTCGCGAGTTTCTTGAACTTCTTCTACTATGAATTCCCGATCCGAAGGCGTCATACTTTCTCCTAAGCGATCAATAGTTGTTTATTAGGGTTGCAATCAATCTGACTAGTGTTTGTCTCACAGACTACAAAGGATATTTGAAGTAAGGCTAAATCAAGTCGCCGTAGGTTGGGTTGAGGTACGAAACCCAACATAACCCTTGCTAAATCAAGTCGCCGTAGGTTGGGTTGAGGTACGAAACCCAACACAACCCTTGCTAAATCAAGGAGAGCCGCGTAGGTTGAGTTGAGGTACGAAACCCAACATAACCCTTGCTAAATCAAGTCGCCGTAGGTTGGGTTGAGGTACGAAACCCAACACAACCCTTGCTAAATCAAGGAGAGCCGCGTAGGTTGAGTTGAGGTACAGAAACCAACACAACCCTTGCTGCTGTTGGGTTACGCTAGCGCTAACCCAACCTACTCAGCAGTGAGTGTCAGTTAACGAGCGCTATTGTACAGCCGTCGCCTCCTACGGAAGAGACTGTAACTTTTGTTTCTAAAGACCCTGAGCCAATTTGAGCCAGAGACTTTACAGCTTTTTGTATGCAGTATACAATTGCTCTTTAGAGTTTAATCAAAAACAGGAGAAATACTGTACCGGAGAATACAAATCTGACTTTTTCCTGGCTATGACTTGGTTTCATGGGTTCTTAGCTTCAGTCGTCGGGCGAGAAAAAATTCGGCATTCTGAAGTAGAAATACAATTAATACCCGAACAAAGCGTTAGGTCTTAACAATTTATTTGGATTTTTCCAGCTAAAAATCTACTTGTCAAGTCGCCTCTTTATTGCTAGAAAACTTTGTGTACTTTCAACCGAATTGTAGTTGTTAATACATAAAGCCCGAACAGGTTGAGGCTAGGATGTTGAGCTTGAGACAGCCACCCTTTCCCTCGTTTTCGGTTCCGACAAAAAGTTAGTCAACTATTCAGAATTAGGAGTCAACAGACGTATGCTCAAATCAATGAGCGATAGAGTAATTGTGCTTATTTTGGCTTTATTGTTGCCGCTGATCGTGGGAACCCTTAACCCCAACCCTGCCCAAGCCGATAAAGCCGTTAAAGCCATTTCTTTCGATCCAGCGAGCGAGATGGTCAACGTTGCAACCATCTACGAAACAACACCAACCACCCAAAAAGAAGTCGTTTCAGAAATTCTCAAATCCAGTAAATCGAGTACCAAAAAAGCCCCCGGATTCAGCACTCTTTCCGTACTGCAAAGCCAAGATGGCACGCGGGCGATCGCGCTAACTCAATGGCAAGACCTCGCCAGCTTTGAAGCCTTTTTAGCGCAACCCGTCGAAGAAAAAGAAGCCAAAAAAGAGAAAGAAAAAGACAAAGAGAAAATCGCGATCGCCCCCTTGCGAACCGTCGTTTTCACCGTTGCCAAAACCCAAGCCCCCCAAGGCATGGTTCCCTCCCTACGCGGAAAAGCAGCCCTCGTCCAATTTGACGAATTCACCGTCCTCGAACCCGACGATCTCAGCACCGTACTTGACAGCGTAACCCAAGGATTGCCCAGCATCACCCAACTCTACCCCGCCCCGCGCTCGGCCGTCTTGCTGCAAAGCCCCGAAAGTCACGATATCGCTTTGCTCGCCAACTGGGGTTACAGCATGGAATATGACGATCCTAGCCTGATTCCCACCGTCGATTTACTGCCCGAAGAGATGGCTTCCCTTACCGAGAGCGATCGCCACCTCTACGAAGTCGTTAAAATCACCGCCGCCAAACCCGAAAAAGAAAAAGACTAATTGGCGGTTCGTAGTCCATTCAACAGCACTCTAAAAACCCGCTTTGCCAACCCTCCCAGAGCCACTGCTTAGATCCCCTCTTTAGCAACCATGACAGTAAGCTCGCCTCCCCATTCCTCCTTCAGCCTCAGCAGTTTCCTCCTGAGTAGCGCCCCCATCGGCTTCCTCTTGAGTTGGGTTGCAGGATTCGTGGATACGGCTGCATTTATCATCCTGTTCGATCTGTTCACCGCCCATGTCACCGGAAACCTAGCCCTCGCCGGATCGTTTTTCGCCAATTCCGACCATGAAGGCACCCTCACCCGCCTCGTGATGATTCCGGTATTTATGACAGGCGTTGCTTTGGCTTCCCTACTCGCCCGACATGCGCGACAGCACCAATGGCCCGTTTTAGCCGTATTACTCACCGCCGAAGCCATCGCCCTGAGCATCTTTATGTATGTCGGCGTGCGCCTTTCCCCAACGCTCATTCTTGACGTACAAGAAGACCTGATTTTACCCATTGGCGTCACGGGCGTCTTGGCAATGGCGATTCAAAACGCCCTAATGAAGGAAGCCAAAGAATCCTTTAAAGGTTACATCCCCACCACCGTCATGACGGGGAATACCACCCAACTCACCATCGATTTAGTACAGCTTGTTCTGGCTAAATTTTCCACTGCACCAGAAAGCGCCAGCCAGGAAGCGAAAGAAGCTTGCGATCGCATTGGTCGCACCTTCCCCATCCTCCTCGGCTTCGTACTAGGCGGGGCTGCGGCTGCCTATTTTGTCAGCATTGCCGAGTTTTGGAGCCTCGCCCTACCCCTCGTGACCATTTGCATTTTAGCGATCGCCGCCTACAGCCAACCCGCTAAAACCACCCCTGACGACACCCATTAAAAGGATATCCTAACCATGAAACGTCACCTACTCGCCCTCGTTGCCTGTCTAACGATTGTCCTGAATCTGATAACTTCAGGCATAGCTTACGCCCAACCCTTCACCGCAATTGCACTACCCGGCTTTAAAGATATTCACCTCACCGAGGAACAAACAGAACTCGTCCACCAGCTAGAATCTCAACTGGTTCCTCAACTCGAAACCATTCTCACCCCCGAACAACGCGAAAGTTTTCAAGAGAAAATTCAAGAAGGCTCCAGCCTGCGTCAAGCCTTTAAGTCCATGACACTTTCGCCCGACCAAAAATCTCAACTCGCCCTCGCATTTAAATCGCTTCCCAAAAAAGATATTTTTGCCACTCTTTCCCCAGAGCAGAAAAAAGAACTCTTTCTGAAAAAGAAAGAAATGTTTATACCAACCGCTGAAGAAATTAGCGAAAAAATCAGCGAAAGCATGAGCAAAAAAGGTGACTTTGCTCCCCTGCCCGAAGAAGTTAAAGCAAAAATCAGCGAAGGTCTAAAGAAGAGAGAAATGTTTATGCCCTCGGCTGAAGAAATCGTTGAAAAAATCAGCGAAAAAATGAAAGCCGTAACCGAACAAGACTAAACCTCCCTGTCCAAATTAACCTGCTGAACCCCCTATGAACAGTGAACTTTCACTTCCATTGAAATCATTAATTGCCTTCGCTCATCCGTTGTTCATGCTAGTTGCCTTGCTCGCCACAGGCTATGCGCTGTACTTAGGGGTTTTAGTCAGAAAGACCCGCAACGCCGACGCCGAAACCCGCAAGAAAAACATCAAAGCCAAATACAACCAGCGTCACTTCCTGATCGGCTCACTTCTACTCGCCGTTTGGGTTATCGGCACAGTTGCAGGGATGGCTTCTACCTATACCCTTTACCATAAGTTATTTGTGAGTTCTCACCTCATTTTTGGTCTTAGCACCATCTGTTTAGCCGCAGTTGCAGTTGCCTTAGTCCCGTTCATGCAACAGGGTAAAGAATGGGCCAGAATTATCCATATTTTGTGTACCAGCGCCGTCGTTTTCTGTTTTGTCACCCAAACCATTACAGGTTTTCAAATCGTCCAGAAGATGGTGGGCGAATTGTATTAACACCCTTTTCTAGGAAAAGGCAGCGCGACCGCCCTTTGCCCCTCGACGGGCCTGAACGCGGGGGAAATCGCTTTCATCATAGATTTCCCCAACCAATTCTTCCAATAGGTCTTCTAGCGTCACCAGTCCCACCGTTCCCCCATATTCATCCACCACGATCGCAATATGCCAACGCTGCTGTAACATTTCTTTGAGCAGATCGGCCAGACGCTTGGTTTCCGGGACATAAATGGGAGGGTCCATAGCCTCAATCACCCCTCCACTGCTGCCTCCTTCACTCTGTAATAGGGCGAGTTGCTGTAAAGCCCGCTTGAGGTTAACAACGCCAACAATTTGATCTTTGGACTCTTCCTGTACTGGAATGCGAGAATAGCCCGTTTCTAAGCATAAGTTGACTAAATCTTGCAAGCTCGCTTCGTGGGAAATCGTCCGCATATCAATGCGCGGTTTGACCACATCTCTAGCCGTTAAGCGATCCAGCATGAGGGCTTTATTGAGGAGTTGATGGCGCTGGAGGTCTAGTTTGCCCTTCCCCCCCAAGATTT
This DNA window, taken from Desertifilum tharense IPPAS B-1220, encodes the following:
- a CDS encoding restriction endonuclease subunit S codes for the protein MNLKTFLEHFDTIAEAPGGISKLRSLFLDLAVRGKLVPQNPEDEPAIKLLKKAQLSRLTNNTKKKSANATQLLSFQKDIPVGWIRCELGELVELVSGQHLLAEQQNSCGVGIPYLTGPSDFGEIYPKASRWTTVERAIAIQGDILVTVKGAGVGKTNILSLDKVAIGRQLMAIRANYIFSEFIYLLIQARRDYLFECSLGTTVPGIGREDILKMQCLLPPLAEQKRIVEKVDELMGLCDRYESAKQARDNLRQKLRESAIASLMNAETDRDLDATWAFVRDNWHNLSQHPEDVGELREVTLQLAVRGKLVSQNFNDEPASALLERVQIEKQSLLEAETIKKYASLSPTLKDEKLFLLPANWEWVRGQDISIFVTSGSRGWAKYYSSSGAIFIRIGNLDYGKIELDLESIQFVKPPEGAEGTRTRVSCNDILISITGDTGMIGLVRSEMPEAYINQHIALLRPVRCIYAEYIARFLTSNFALKQLKGAQRGIKNSLGLEDIRNLVISLPPLAEQKRIVAKVDELMQLCDRLETSLRESQQRAESLAASAVSHLTI
- the queC gene encoding 7-cyano-7-deazaguanine synthase QueC is translated as MSKPKAVVLLSGGLDSATTAASAIADGCDPIAISFRYGQRHEREIEAARAIALRLQIVEHYVVDINLAQWGGSSLTDASAPIPTEGIQAGEIPSTYVPGRNTVFIAIALSLAEAKGAEAIYLGINAVDYSGYPDCRPEYLAAFQQLANLSSKVGVEGNSPRLVAPLVRDTKVDIVRRAVQLGVPIQLTWSCYQGGEEPCGVCDSCRIRDRALIEAGYPELATAIGQRLHVQNSDIARL
- a CDS encoding uracil-xanthine permease family protein; protein product: MTPSDREFIVEEVQETRESIAYTGLLYGLEDKPPIAESLFVALQHVLAAFVGIITPPLIICSALGVDPANTGYIISMSLFISGVCTFIQCKKIGPVGSGLLSLQGTSFAFLGPIIGVGTAAIQGGSSPQQALALIFGVCFFGSFVEIILSRFLHLAQRIITPVVSGTVVMIIGLSLIRTGMFSLAGGAIAQQNGTFGSYQNLGLGGFVLISIVLLNISGNRYLRMGSIAIGLLMGYIISIALGLVNFSALSSLPLVRIPIPFRYGMSFDFAAFIPFILLYLITAIETIGDLTATSAVSQQPIKGKLYMRRIKGGVLGDGINSLLAAVFNTFPNTTFSQNNGVIQMTGVGSRYVGFFVAGIFALLGLLPLVGGVFQALPQPVLGGATIVMFGSIAVAGINIVASVPLDRRALIIVAVSLALGLGVVYLPEILADKPALIKNVFSSGISTGGLTAILLNWLLPQTMDAPQPLESQPEVQN
- a CDS encoding antibiotic biosynthesis monooxygenase, whose translation is MLKSMSDRVIVLILALLLPLIVGTLNPNPAQADKAVKAISFDPASEMVNVATIYETTPTTQKEVVSEILKSSKSSTKKAPGFSTLSVLQSQDGTRAIALTQWQDLASFEAFLAQPVEEKEAKKEKEKDKEKIAIAPLRTVVFTVAKTQAPQGMVPSLRGKAALVQFDEFTVLEPDDLSTVLDSVTQGLPSITQLYPAPRSAVLLQSPESHDIALLANWGYSMEYDDPSLIPTVDLLPEEMASLTESDRHLYEVVKITAAKPEKEKD
- a CDS encoding YoaK family protein, translated to MTVSSPPHSSFSLSSFLLSSAPIGFLLSWVAGFVDTAAFIILFDLFTAHVTGNLALAGSFFANSDHEGTLTRLVMIPVFMTGVALASLLARHARQHQWPVLAVLLTAEAIALSIFMYVGVRLSPTLILDVQEDLILPIGVTGVLAMAIQNALMKEAKESFKGYIPTTVMTGNTTQLTIDLVQLVLAKFSTAPESASQEAKEACDRIGRTFPILLGFVLGGAAAAYFVSIAEFWSLALPLVTICILAIAAYSQPAKTTPDDTH
- a CDS encoding DUF4079 domain-containing protein, giving the protein MNSELSLPLKSLIAFAHPLFMLVALLATGYALYLGVLVRKTRNADAETRKKNIKAKYNQRHFLIGSLLLAVWVIGTVAGMASTYTLYHKLFVSSHLIFGLSTICLAAVAVALVPFMQQGKEWARIIHILCTSAVVFCFVTQTITGFQIVQKMVGELY